From one Candidatus Zixiibacteriota bacterium genomic stretch:
- a CDS encoding nitric-oxide reductase large subunit — translation MRKLWLGFWAVVVLSFGVLGWSGIKIYQEKPPLPERVVTTDGSVVIPAGEVVAGQQVWRAMGGMQLGSVWGHGSYVAPDWTADYLHRECEFILDEWSNAEFGGRFASQSEERKAVLQARLKQAIRPNTYSSQTGDITVQAVRQRAFEHNVAYYTDLFMNGHEEYSIPKGTLTDEARIRQLVSFYFWSSWAASTDRPGETNMSYTSNWPHEPLVDNRPTSDAIIWTGFSIIMLLAGIGLLVWYHASRAHEPVAETVPETDPLLNYVVTPSQKAVVKYFWIVSGLFMLQIIMGVITAHYGVEGHGFYGIPIAEWLPYSVTRTWHTQLGIFWIATAWLAAGLYIGPAVSGIEPKGQKLGVNVLFGALLVVVLGSMIGEWLSVKGYLPGDHWFWFGHQGYEYIDLGRVWQTGLLIGLMLWLYLVGRCIVAAIRQGGLQKPLMTMFLISAVAIGAFYMAGFMYGKTTHLALAEYWRWWVVHLWVEGFFEVFATVVIAFLFARLQLIRLSTANSSVLFSTTIFLTGGIIGTLHHLYFSGTPTVVMALGAVFSALEVVPLTIIGFEAWDNIRIARATPWVQRYKWPIYFFVAVAFWNMVGAGLFGFMINPPIALYYMQGLNTTPVHAHTALFGVYGMLGLGLMLFCLRVLYVRSEWKDSILKFSFWTINIGLLAMVVLSLLPIGFLQTWASVEHGYWFARTAEFLYSDTLTVFKWLRAPGDTLFAIGALTLGLWVFGLATGHSLLRRSPHTPQPSHETPKPVVPKRD, via the coding sequence GTTCGGTCTGGGGGCACGGCAGTTATGTGGCGCCGGACTGGACGGCTGACTACCTTCATCGGGAGTGCGAGTTCATACTGGACGAGTGGTCGAACGCGGAATTCGGGGGAAGGTTTGCATCACAGTCCGAAGAGCGGAAGGCCGTGCTGCAGGCCCGTCTGAAGCAGGCTATTCGCCCCAACACGTACTCATCGCAGACCGGAGATATCACGGTGCAGGCGGTACGCCAGCGGGCGTTCGAGCACAACGTCGCCTACTACACCGATCTTTTCATGAACGGTCACGAGGAATACTCGATTCCGAAAGGGACGTTGACGGACGAAGCCAGAATTCGTCAGCTGGTGTCATTCTATTTCTGGAGTTCCTGGGCGGCATCAACCGATCGACCGGGTGAAACCAACATGTCTTACACCAGCAACTGGCCGCATGAGCCGCTGGTGGACAACAGGCCGACCTCGGATGCGATTATCTGGACGGGGTTCAGCATTATCATGCTGCTGGCAGGAATCGGGCTTCTGGTCTGGTACCATGCATCGAGGGCGCACGAGCCGGTGGCGGAGACAGTGCCGGAGACGGATCCGCTGCTGAACTATGTCGTGACGCCGTCGCAGAAGGCGGTGGTCAAGTACTTCTGGATCGTGTCAGGGCTGTTTATGCTGCAGATCATCATGGGGGTGATTACGGCGCACTACGGAGTGGAGGGACACGGGTTTTACGGGATTCCGATTGCCGAGTGGCTGCCGTACTCGGTGACGCGCACGTGGCACACGCAGCTCGGCATTTTCTGGATTGCGACGGCCTGGCTGGCGGCGGGGCTGTATATCGGTCCGGCGGTGAGCGGTATTGAGCCGAAGGGCCAGAAGCTCGGCGTGAACGTGCTGTTTGGTGCGTTGCTGGTGGTGGTGCTGGGTTCGATGATCGGCGAGTGGCTGAGCGTGAAGGGTTATTTGCCCGGCGATCATTGGTTCTGGTTCGGCCACCAGGGATACGAGTATATCGATCTCGGCCGGGTCTGGCAGACGGGCTTGCTGATCGGGTTGATGCTGTGGTTGTATCTGGTTGGCCGCTGCATCGTGGCGGCGATCCGCCAGGGCGGACTCCAGAAGCCGCTCATGACGATGTTTCTGATTTCCGCGGTAGCGATCGGCGCCTTCTACATGGCGGGGTTCATGTACGGGAAGACGACGCATCTCGCGTTGGCGGAGTACTGGCGGTGGTGGGTGGTGCATCTGTGGGTCGAGGGATTTTTCGAAGTGTTCGCGACGGTCGTAATCGCGTTTCTGTTCGCGCGGCTGCAATTGATCCGGCTGAGCACCGCGAACTCATCGGTTCTGTTCTCCACGACCATCTTTCTCACCGGTGGAATTATCGGTACGCTGCATCATTTGTACTTCTCGGGAACGCCTACCGTAGTCATGGCGCTGGGCGCGGTGTTCAGTGCGCTGGAGGTCGTGCCGCTGACGATTATCGGATTCGAGGCGTGGGACAATATTCGGATCGCGCGAGCGACGCCGTGGGTCCAGCGGTACAAGTGGCCGATCTACTTTTTCGTGGCCGTGGCATTCTGGAACATGGTCGGCGCGGGGTTGTTCGGGTTCATGATCAACCCGCCAATCGCGTTGTACTACATGCAGGGGCTGAACACGACTCCGGTGCACGCACACACGGCGTTGTTCGGCGTGTACGGCATGCTGGGCCTGGGACTGATGCTGTTCTGCCTTCGCGTGCTGTACGTGCGCAGCGAATGGAAGGACTCGATTTTGAAGTTTTCTTTCTGGACGATCAATATCGGGTTGCTGGCGATGGTCGTGTTGAGTCTTCTGCCGATCGGATTCCTGCAAACGTGGGCATCGGTGGAGCACGGCTACTGGTTCGCACGCACGGCGGAGTTTTTGTATTCCGATACACTCACGGTATTCAAGTGGCTGCGCGCGCCCGGTGACACGCTGTTTGCGATCGGCGCTCTCACACTCGGACTATGGGTGTTTGGATTGGCGACGGGGCACTCGTTGTTGAGGCGGTCTCCACACACACCGCAGCCGTCGCACGAGACTCCTAAGCCTGTGGTGCCCAAGCGGGACTAA
- a CDS encoding TetR/AcrR family transcriptional regulator, whose translation MADKDKARTRQQRRTGVTRQKLIDAAKAVFAERGLDLTTIDDITQRADVGKGTFYYHFKSKEGLIRVMMKAMLEGLVEAMNKRCAGIDDLSALLDRMIGVHIEFFANRWEDYVLYFQGRADLTLQEGYQGLETPFMNYLESIEELLDGVIKRRLAGTELRRIACAVAGFVSGYYSFAVIATDSDTVDDTLRSLRGALVASLARFINESVAAAEKDEPGRVTW comes from the coding sequence ATGGCTGATAAAGATAAAGCACGGACACGGCAGCAGCGGCGGACCGGCGTCACACGTCAGAAGTTGATAGACGCGGCCAAGGCGGTGTTTGCCGAGCGCGGTCTCGACCTGACCACGATAGACGATATCACGCAGCGTGCGGATGTCGGCAAGGGGACCTTCTACTACCATTTCAAGAGCAAGGAAGGTCTGATCCGGGTGATGATGAAGGCGATGTTGGAGGGGCTGGTCGAGGCGATGAACAAGCGGTGTGCGGGCATAGATGATTTGTCGGCGCTGCTTGACAGGATGATAGGAGTGCATATCGAGTTTTTCGCGAACCGCTGGGAGGACTATGTATTGTATTTCCAGGGTCGCGCGGACCTGACGCTTCAGGAAGGCTATCAGGGGCTCGAGACGCCGTTTATGAACTATTTGGAGTCGATAGAAGAGTTGCTGGACGGCGTGATCAAGCGTCGTCTGGCCGGCACGGAACTTCGTCGAATCGCCTGTGCGGTTGCGGGGTTTGTCAGCGGCTACTATTCGTTTGCGGTGATAGCCACCGACAGCGATACGGTCGACGACACGCTGCGGTCGCTTCGGGGAGCGCTGGTCGCGAGCCTGGCTCGATTTATCAACGAGTCGGTGGCGGCGGCGGAGAAGGACGAGCCGGGCCGGGTAACATGGTAA
- a CDS encoding GNAT family N-acetyltransferase — protein sequence MPDEFVSDLWEVRDCFHRQFSRPLHFVVAEDAKGISGLLPLSWIEDKHTYGYFPGETWEGKTWLEQNRIFARNERVLAQLLARVPDSYHLRYLLLSGTSSANGSIVDEIGYQFLPPKYGYDMERYYAEFSGKSIKRIKREIESFHERGVEFRYDVLDDFEVMVHQNLSRFGSLSYYYDPRFLRSFRSLMHWLHAQGWLRMTTVLIENRIAAVDMGCVYRGTYTVLAGGTSAEFPGVAKLINMHHMARACEERRQRVDFLCGDFSWKTMFHLTPRPLYLMSNLPETVSYPAAAAYAGTAASATA from the coding sequence ATGCCGGACGAGTTCGTATCGGACCTGTGGGAGGTGCGTGACTGCTTCCATCGCCAGTTTTCGCGTCCTCTGCACTTCGTGGTAGCGGAGGACGCGAAAGGAATCAGCGGGCTTCTGCCCCTATCATGGATCGAAGACAAGCACACGTACGGTTACTTCCCGGGCGAGACGTGGGAGGGCAAGACGTGGCTGGAGCAGAACCGCATATTCGCCCGCAACGAGCGCGTGTTGGCGCAGCTGTTGGCCCGGGTGCCGGACAGTTACCATCTCCGGTATCTGCTGCTCAGCGGCACGTCATCGGCCAACGGCAGTATCGTTGACGAGATCGGTTACCAGTTTCTGCCGCCGAAGTACGGCTACGACATGGAGCGGTACTACGCGGAGTTTTCCGGCAAGTCGATCAAGCGCATCAAGCGGGAGATCGAGTCGTTTCACGAGCGGGGCGTGGAGTTCCGTTACGACGTGCTCGACGATTTCGAAGTGATGGTGCACCAGAATCTGAGCCGGTTCGGGTCTTTGTCGTATTACTACGATCCCCGGTTCCTGCGCAGTTTCCGGAGCCTGATGCACTGGCTCCACGCGCAGGGCTGGCTTCGCATGACCACGGTGTTGATCGAGAACCGCATTGCGGCGGTCGACATGGGCTGCGTATACCGCGGGACCTACACGGTCCTCGCCGGCGGTACGTCGGCCGAGTTCCCGGGGGTGGCGAAGCTGATCAACATGCACCACATGGCGCGAGCCTGCGAGGAACGCCGGCAGCGGGTTGATTTTCTATGCGGTGATTTTTCGTGGAAGACGATGTTTCACCTGACGCCGCGCCCGCTGTATTTGATGTCGAATCTTCCGGAGACGGTGTCGTATCCGGCCGCGGCGGCGTACGCCGGCACGGCGGCATCGGCGACCGCGTAA
- a CDS encoding ATP-grasp domain-containing protein, translated as MSDKRVVVVGTTADYIDIISTRFPGRALFVTDHRERAAAVESPPDSASEVLCDLSDFEEVGSALRLQLMRWRIKPIGIACFDCESMSLAAYLADLYELPYPGAGAIAAARDKCRSKQLWRGCGLPTPAVRTGQELSDAVSFMAETGGPVVLKPTTGSGSELVFVCRNRDELSLAFTTMTVRLKNHSNARMYPRDAVGRIAMEEYVAGDEYSCDFVLDGNRVDIIRIARKVFAAGHPVGTTLAYVVPSDLPEGLERSALADQFRRAAVALGIDRAVCMIDFIVRGGRAVMLELTPRPGGDCLPPLIRLSGGLDMLGLTLDFAEGIYPALPPPSRWRRLAGARIIADQAGMVRQIDSRQAMADSRVLEVYLKRRPGHEVVLPPEDYDSRILGHVIFAPSATTAVEAEANELIGMVRVDMEAPRWATPQALS; from the coding sequence GTGTCGGACAAGCGTGTCGTCGTGGTAGGTACCACGGCGGACTATATCGATATAATTTCGACGCGTTTTCCGGGGCGGGCTCTTTTTGTGACCGATCACCGGGAACGCGCCGCGGCAGTTGAGTCACCGCCCGACAGCGCCAGCGAGGTATTGTGCGACCTGAGCGACTTCGAGGAGGTCGGCTCGGCGCTGCGGCTGCAGTTGATGCGCTGGCGCATCAAGCCGATCGGCATCGCCTGTTTTGATTGCGAATCGATGTCTCTCGCGGCGTACCTCGCCGACCTGTACGAACTTCCCTACCCCGGCGCCGGCGCGATAGCGGCGGCCCGGGACAAGTGTCGTTCCAAGCAGCTCTGGCGCGGGTGCGGACTGCCGACGCCGGCGGTGCGGACGGGCCAGGAGCTTTCCGATGCCGTATCGTTTATGGCGGAGACCGGCGGTCCGGTGGTCCTCAAGCCGACCACCGGAAGCGGCAGCGAGCTCGTGTTCGTTTGCCGCAACCGGGACGAACTCTCCCTTGCTTTTACGACCATGACGGTCCGCCTGAAGAATCACTCAAATGCCCGAATGTATCCGCGCGACGCTGTCGGACGAATCGCAATGGAGGAATACGTCGCCGGCGACGAGTACAGTTGTGATTTCGTCCTCGACGGAAACCGAGTCGATATCATTCGGATAGCCCGGAAAGTATTTGCAGCCGGACATCCGGTGGGGACGACCCTTGCGTACGTGGTGCCGTCGGACCTTCCGGAGGGGCTCGAGCGTTCGGCGCTGGCCGATCAATTCCGGCGAGCGGCCGTGGCGCTGGGAATCGACCGCGCGGTCTGCATGATTGATTTCATTGTGAGAGGCGGACGGGCGGTCATGCTGGAGCTGACGCCACGGCCGGGCGGCGACTGTTTGCCGCCGCTGATCCGTCTTTCCGGCGGACTTGACATGCTGGGGCTGACACTTGATTTTGCCGAAGGGATTTATCCGGCTCTCCCTCCCCCGTCGCGGTGGCGCCGTCTGGCGGGAGCGCGGATAATCGCCGATCAGGCCGGGATGGTACGGCAGATCGATTCGCGGCAGGCGATGGCCGATTCGCGGGTGCTCGAGGTGTATCTCAAACGCCGGCCGGGCCACGAAGTCGTTTTGCCGCCCGAGGATTATGATTCGCGCATTTTGGGACATGTTATTTTCGCGCCGTCGGCAACGACTGCGGTCGAAGCGGAAGCGAACGAGCTGATCGGGATGGTTCGGGTTGACATGGAAGCGCCGAGATGGGCAACTCCTCAGGCATTATCGTAA
- a CDS encoding alanine racemase translates to MGNSSGIIVKAREIAEHRTPRLDTHELESFVQSFHRRKDEFLGLAARHGSPLYLLDEKALLRRAGEFTEAFENVLPGTRVFFAVKSNNHPRVAQVLVGAGLGLDVSSGVELKLAVAAGATEIVFSGPAKSQTELELAVKRADRVTVLLDSITELERLETVAAAAGREIRAGVRITVDDNGIWRKFGIPLATLRLYMSRAARCSFVKLRGLQFHVSWNLSPDNQVLFVAKLGAALRELDKKQRSMIEFIDIGGGFWPPRGEWMQEAATPEGKLRHAVIENARPGHEHYRWPAAPIDVFAQTIAKALKTQILKDIPCTIYSEPGRWLCHDAMHMLVTVADRKLDDLVITDGGTNAIGWDRFELDYFPVINLSRPSLTEHDCYVMGSLCTPHDLWGYSYFGEGIQAGDILLIPTQGAYTYSLRQHFIKPVPPVVSMTDGTIVDTHTSTMDSVRPERTS, encoded by the coding sequence ATGGGCAACTCCTCAGGCATTATCGTAAAAGCGCGCGAGATCGCGGAACACCGGACACCCCGGCTTGACACGCACGAGCTCGAGTCGTTCGTGCAGTCGTTCCACCGGCGAAAAGACGAGTTTCTCGGGCTGGCGGCCCGGCATGGTTCCCCCCTTTACCTGTTGGACGAAAAAGCGCTCCTGCGCCGGGCGGGCGAGTTTACGGAGGCGTTCGAGAATGTCCTTCCGGGCACCCGCGTATTCTTTGCCGTCAAGAGCAACAACCATCCGCGTGTTGCACAGGTGCTGGTCGGAGCGGGTCTTGGGCTGGACGTCTCCAGCGGTGTGGAGCTCAAGCTGGCCGTGGCTGCAGGGGCGACAGAGATCGTATTCAGCGGACCGGCCAAGAGCCAGACGGAGCTTGAGTTGGCCGTAAAGCGGGCCGATCGCGTAACCGTTCTCCTGGACAGCATTACGGAGTTGGAGCGGCTCGAAACGGTGGCGGCTGCCGCCGGCCGTGAGATTCGGGCAGGGGTACGGATTACAGTTGACGACAACGGCATCTGGCGCAAGTTCGGGATTCCCCTCGCTACGCTGCGTCTGTACATGTCGAGGGCGGCGCGTTGTTCGTTCGTGAAGCTCCGGGGTTTGCAGTTTCATGTCAGTTGGAACCTGTCACCCGACAACCAGGTCCTGTTTGTCGCCAAGCTGGGTGCCGCGCTTCGCGAACTGGACAAAAAGCAGCGGTCGATGATCGAGTTCATCGATATCGGAGGCGGGTTCTGGCCACCGCGGGGAGAATGGATGCAGGAAGCCGCGACCCCGGAGGGCAAGCTTCGTCACGCGGTGATCGAGAACGCACGGCCGGGACACGAGCATTACCGATGGCCGGCGGCTCCGATCGACGTATTCGCGCAGACGATCGCAAAGGCGCTCAAGACGCAGATACTAAAAGATATTCCGTGTACGATTTACTCCGAACCGGGTCGCTGGCTGTGTCACGACGCAATGCATATGCTGGTGACGGTGGCCGACCGCAAGCTCGATGATCTGGTGATCACCGACGGGGGCACCAACGCGATCGGCTGGGACCGGTTCGAACTGGACTATTTCCCCGTAATCAATCTCAGTCGGCCATCGCTGACCGAGCACGACTGCTATGTGATGGGGTCGCTGTGTACGCCCCATGATCTGTGGGGGTACAGCTATTTCGGCGAAGGAATACAGGCGGGCGACATCCTGCTGATCCCGACCCAGGGAGCGTATACCTACAGCCTTCGCCAGCATTTCATCAAGCCCGTTCCGCCGGTGGTCTCGATGACGGACGGAACGATCGTGGATACTCACACAAGCACAATGGATTCCGTGCGCCCCGAGCGCACGTCATGA
- a CDS encoding RimK-like ATPgrasp N-terminal domain-containing protein, with the protein MSRMHLRGEMTTDHMASSSHTSDSSDGARQSALSAVVRHASRNGYIARLRADGSRVNLAGTYDYLELPYYRSQDLENGGLEIRPTCREILDAYVTPIFLEKARLAGLPIPEYYITNSYFEPPVVVDPINPFMTKSRIVLKANRRESVARSMTRNFTYAMCCQDIPQGARVVYCRAVLGWCATRKYEAAAEAVWRAFNIPLARVRLLELVDGTMLFSDVSQLPFEKLHKRELEHIGKLVTWDE; encoded by the coding sequence ATGAGCAGGATGCACTTGCGTGGCGAGATGACTACTGATCACATGGCAAGCTCGTCACACACGAGTGATTCTTCCGACGGAGCGCGGCAATCGGCGCTGAGCGCGGTCGTGCGGCACGCGAGTCGGAACGGGTATATCGCGAGGTTGAGGGCCGACGGTTCGCGAGTGAATCTGGCGGGCACGTACGATTACCTCGAATTGCCGTACTACCGGTCGCAGGATCTGGAGAACGGGGGGTTGGAGATTCGTCCGACGTGCAGGGAAATTCTGGACGCCTATGTCACGCCGATATTTCTCGAAAAGGCGCGGCTGGCCGGTCTGCCGATACCTGAATACTACATTACCAACAGCTATTTCGAGCCGCCGGTCGTGGTGGATCCGATCAATCCGTTCATGACGAAGAGTCGGATCGTCTTGAAGGCGAACCGCCGGGAGTCGGTGGCGCGTTCCATGACGCGCAACTTCACATACGCGATGTGCTGCCAGGACATTCCGCAGGGGGCACGGGTGGTATACTGCCGCGCCGTGCTGGGGTGGTGTGCCACGCGCAAGTATGAGGCGGCGGCCGAAGCCGTCTGGCGTGCGTTCAACATCCCGCTGGCCCGGGTTCGGCTGCTCGAACTTGTGGACGGCACGATGCTGTTCAGCGATGTTTCACAACTGCCGTTCGAAAAACTGCACAAGCGGGAGCTCGAACATATCGGGAAGCTGGTGACATGGGACGAATAG
- a CDS encoding ATP-grasp domain-containing protein, whose product MGRIGVFVERYTISSSDEMEALMKFSQVARRMGHTVDYLFRPDMYKIPQYDAIFIRALTDPLNTSYVAARTAQLYGKRVLDDPESIYICCDKINMYAHLKAAGVPMPDTIWLEEKEVTHARAEQLLETMGWPLVLKAPNSSFSMYVDKVETPAEFIKVGRRFLRRSDRIVVQRFVRSEFDWRVGVLNGKPLYVCQYVIPRKRWKILTYTAEGRAIIGPVIAVEIDKVDPKLLETARAAAAAVGKGLYGIDLKQVADSYLVIEVNDNPTINAGDEDTKAPHIYEDVIRYLMNEQN is encoded by the coding sequence ATGGGACGAATAGGCGTATTCGTGGAGCGATACACCATCTCCAGTTCGGACGAGATGGAGGCGCTGATGAAGTTCAGCCAGGTGGCGCGCCGGATGGGGCACACGGTCGATTACCTGTTTCGGCCGGACATGTACAAGATTCCGCAGTACGACGCGATTTTTATCCGGGCGCTGACGGATCCGCTCAACACCTCGTACGTGGCGGCGCGCACGGCGCAGCTTTACGGCAAGCGGGTTCTGGATGATCCGGAATCCATCTATATCTGCTGCGACAAGATCAACATGTACGCGCATCTCAAGGCTGCCGGCGTCCCGATGCCGGATACGATCTGGCTCGAGGAAAAGGAAGTGACGCATGCGCGGGCCGAGCAACTTCTGGAGACGATGGGCTGGCCGCTGGTGCTGAAAGCGCCCAACAGCAGTTTTTCGATGTATGTCGACAAGGTGGAGACGCCGGCGGAGTTCATCAAAGTCGGGCGCCGCTTTTTGAGACGGTCGGACCGGATTGTCGTGCAGCGGTTCGTGCGCTCGGAGTTTGACTGGCGGGTTGGCGTACTCAACGGCAAGCCGTTGTACGTGTGCCAGTATGTCATTCCCAGGAAGCGGTGGAAAATCCTCACGTACACGGCCGAAGGCAGGGCGATTATCGGACCGGTAATCGCGGTAGAGATTGACAAGGTTGACCCGAAGCTTTTGGAAACGGCGCGAGCGGCGGCAGCGGCCGTGGGCAAGGGGTTGTACGGCATCGATCTCAAGCAGGTGGCCGACAGCTACCTGGTGATCGAGGTCAACGACAATCCGACAATCAATGCGGGTGACGAAGATACGAAAGCGCCGCACATCTATGAAGACGTCATCCGCTATCTCATGAACGAGCAGAATTGA
- a CDS encoding GNAT family N-acetyltransferase/peptidase C39 family protein — MSSETPIRPATIDDLPALVRLEETSFKSDRFTESQIEYLLTRAHATVLVIESDRSVAGGAIMLWRRKLPVGRLYNIAIDPTVQGRGLGKKLLAACEDEAVYRRCETVSLEVRADNAQAIGFYRTHGFETIETLGDYYEDGSPGLRMIKELKRMPADSVRMKVPYYGQTLEFTCGSACLMMAFKYYTPELNLSRRLEVNLWKEATLVFMTEGIGGTGPFGLAIAAQRRGYQSRVILSREQTPFFSSVRLDEKRQIIKLVHEDLKSRTRELGVAVAYYDFPSEEIFAAMYRNSVPIVLISTYRLHGDRSPHWVVLTGFDREYVYFHDSYQKFYGKDVERARNVRIPIEEFRRMRRYGKDLYKSVIFVGPPTVAPRTTMHGHDLPRDQFTAR; from the coding sequence ATGTCCTCAGAGACGCCGATCCGGCCGGCGACTATCGACGATCTGCCGGCTCTTGTCCGGCTTGAAGAGACAAGCTTCAAAAGCGATCGTTTCACCGAGAGCCAGATTGAATACCTGCTGACCCGCGCTCATGCGACTGTCTTAGTAATAGAAAGTGACAGGTCGGTGGCGGGGGGCGCAATCATGCTCTGGCGTCGCAAATTACCGGTCGGGCGGTTGTACAATATCGCGATTGATCCGACCGTTCAGGGACGCGGGCTGGGAAAGAAACTGTTGGCGGCGTGCGAAGACGAGGCGGTGTATCGCCGTTGTGAGACCGTGTCGCTGGAAGTCAGAGCCGACAACGCGCAGGCGATCGGTTTCTACCGGACACACGGTTTCGAGACAATCGAAACGCTCGGCGATTACTACGAGGACGGCTCGCCGGGACTTCGCATGATCAAGGAACTGAAGCGGATGCCGGCGGATTCGGTGCGGATGAAAGTGCCGTACTACGGGCAGACGCTGGAGTTCACGTGCGGTTCGGCCTGCCTGATGATGGCTTTCAAGTATTACACGCCCGAGTTGAATCTCAGTCGTCGACTGGAGGTCAACCTGTGGAAAGAGGCCACGCTGGTATTCATGACGGAGGGAATCGGCGGGACGGGTCCGTTTGGGCTGGCGATTGCGGCGCAGCGACGGGGCTACCAGTCGCGGGTGATACTTTCCAGGGAACAGACGCCGTTTTTCTCGTCGGTGCGGCTTGACGAGAAGCGCCAGATTATCAAGCTGGTTCATGAGGATCTGAAGTCTCGCACGCGGGAGCTCGGGGTAGCGGTCGCGTACTACGACTTTCCGTCCGAGGAGATATTCGCGGCCATGTATCGGAACAGTGTCCCGATCGTATTGATCAGCACCTACCGGCTTCACGGCGACCGCTCGCCGCACTGGGTCGTGTTGACGGGTTTCGACCGAGAGTACGTGTACTTTCACGATTCCTACCAGAAATTTTACGGCAAGGACGTGGAGCGGGCCCGAAACGTGCGTATTCCGATCGAGGAATTCCGTCGCATGCGCCGGTACGGCAAAGATCTTTACAAAAGCGTGATTTTTGTAGGCCCCCCGACCGTGGCTCCCCGGACGACCATGCACGGTCACGACCTGCCGCGCGACCAGTTCACAGCGCGCTGA
- a CDS encoding phosphatase PAP2 family protein: protein MFRAVLTTLLLVLSAATLCPAYDVSAKDRCIQVSSGSGSIRLSSPLTLPALASLRQVTDSSDTDTRSRRPFLLGDLWYAGRTTIADAARIYSSPARLNTRNALFAGGIIAVGGILLTLDDEIHAAVIRSRDDQPLKAIIDVGEEIEVIGNGGKTAKYYLGALVLGYVTGYDRLTWLAADVVESYYIAGGVKNLANFVASRERPRDARDSHEFSFNGDGTSFPSGHAANVIQLANIISRHADCLPVTVAAYTLAGTVSLQRISSDSHWPSDVYFALVYGWFVSDEILKLNHTRRLAVTPTADTRGGLGLSVRFAF, encoded by the coding sequence ATGTTCCGTGCCGTGCTGACAACTCTGCTGCTGGTGTTATCGGCTGCGACCCTCTGTCCCGCATACGATGTCTCTGCAAAGGATCGTTGCATTCAGGTGTCTTCCGGATCGGGGAGTATCCGCCTCTCATCGCCACTGACTTTGCCGGCCCTGGCTTCCCTCCGGCAGGTGACGGACTCGAGCGATACCGACACCCGAAGCCGACGCCCGTTTCTCCTTGGAGACCTGTGGTATGCTGGCAGGACCACAATCGCGGATGCCGCCCGCATCTATTCCTCGCCCGCACGTCTCAATACGCGAAACGCTCTCTTCGCGGGCGGAATCATCGCCGTCGGAGGCATCTTGCTCACCCTTGATGACGAAATACATGCTGCTGTCATTCGCAGCCGCGATGATCAGCCCCTCAAGGCCATCATCGACGTAGGGGAGGAGATCGAGGTGATTGGAAACGGCGGCAAGACCGCCAAATACTACCTCGGGGCGTTAGTGCTGGGATATGTTACCGGATACGACCGTCTCACCTGGCTGGCGGCCGATGTTGTCGAGTCGTATTACATCGCGGGAGGCGTCAAGAACCTCGCGAATTTTGTCGCTTCGCGTGAACGGCCCCGCGACGCCCGGGACTCACACGAGTTCAGCTTCAACGGCGACGGAACGTCGTTTCCATCCGGCCATGCCGCCAATGTCATTCAACTCGCCAATATCATCTCACGCCATGCCGACTGCCTGCCTGTAACGGTGGCTGCCTACACGCTCGCCGGTACGGTGTCGCTGCAGCGAATCTCGTCGGACTCGCACTGGCCGTCAGACGTCTACTTTGCGCTCGTGTACGGATGGTTTGTCTCTGATGAAATTCTGAAGTTGAATCATACCCGTCGGCTTGCGGTGACCCCGACCGCCGACACCCGCGGCGGACTGGGCCTCAGCGTACGCTTCGCTTTCTGA